Proteins co-encoded in one Gracilimonas sp. genomic window:
- a CDS encoding biotin-dependent carboxyltransferase family protein: MGSLEVTDGGLLTTIQDGGRFGYRQYGVPVSGAMDDYAYRLANQLVGNASDLPVLEMTLNGGRYRFNSNAVIAITGADMNSKINGEDVSLNTSFEIKSGDVVSFDYCQTGCRSYLAIRGQLDIKEVLGSCSTYLTGKFGGFKGRALREGDVLSWTESEGGSVPESVPEDRFPYYSSKVELRILEGPEWGWLSQHQKEQFLRTEFDVSPDSNRMGVRLKGNAIQPIDRQMVSGPVIPGTIQLPDSGRPIIIMKDGQAVGGYPRIAKIADADLWRAGQLWSGVQLTFRKISREEATTLSAFQKNLLY; the protein is encoded by the coding sequence ATGGGGAGTCTGGAAGTTACAGATGGAGGACTATTAACCACCATTCAGGATGGTGGCCGATTCGGATACCGGCAATATGGAGTACCGGTTTCCGGGGCGATGGATGACTACGCCTACAGATTAGCAAACCAATTGGTGGGAAATGCGAGCGACTTGCCGGTATTGGAAATGACTCTGAATGGGGGAAGATATCGCTTTAACTCAAACGCAGTTATAGCCATAACCGGCGCTGATATGAATTCCAAGATAAACGGTGAGGATGTTTCCCTGAATACCTCATTTGAAATTAAGTCCGGTGATGTCGTCTCTTTTGATTACTGCCAAACAGGGTGCAGAAGTTATCTCGCCATTCGCGGCCAATTGGATATCAAGGAAGTACTGGGTTCCTGTTCAACCTATTTAACGGGAAAATTCGGTGGTTTTAAAGGACGTGCGTTACGTGAAGGAGATGTGCTTTCGTGGACTGAAAGTGAGGGAGGTTCTGTGCCGGAAAGTGTTCCTGAAGATCGGTTCCCGTATTATTCTTCAAAGGTGGAATTGCGAATTTTGGAAGGCCCGGAGTGGGGCTGGTTATCCCAACACCAAAAAGAGCAGTTTCTGAGAACCGAATTTGATGTAAGCCCGGACAGTAACCGAATGGGTGTACGGCTGAAAGGAAATGCTATTCAACCCATAGATCGCCAGATGGTATCGGGTCCTGTTATTCCGGGAACGATCCAACTGCCCGATAGTGGCCGGCCTATCATCATTATGAAAGACGGACAGGCAGTGGGTGGATATCCACGGATAGCAAAAATAGCTGATGCTGATTTGTGGAGGGCAGGTCAGTTATGGTCAGGTGTACAGCTAACATTCAGGAAAATCAGCAGAGAAGAGGCCACTACATTGAGTGCTTTTCAAAAAAATCTGTTATACTGA
- a CDS encoding c-type cytochrome: MKKLLLVLGALFLILIVGVAGLLIYVSTALPSVGPAPDIQIEQTAERIERGRHLANNVMVCTHCHSPQEKTKFSHPLDRNMFAAGGTRFGPEEGFPGNYYAPNLTPANLSNWTDGEIYRAVTEGVSKDGRALFPIMPYPNYAQMSKEDVYSIIAYLRTLEPIENEVPASESFFPMNFIINTIPAETELSDEEPVTTDPVSWGKYLVTAASCMDCHTPMEQGAPIPGMNFAGGMEFPMEDGSIVRTANITPDIETGIGTWTEEQFVNRFKEYADSTFEYHEVASGEFNTAMPWTMYAQMSEEELKAIYAYLRTTEPVQHLVTRFTPVGD; encoded by the coding sequence ATGAAAAAGTTATTACTTGTATTGGGGGCTCTGTTTCTAATTTTGATCGTCGGAGTGGCTGGTTTATTGATTTATGTCTCTACTGCTCTCCCGAGTGTAGGTCCGGCGCCGGATATTCAAATTGAACAGACTGCAGAAAGAATTGAACGGGGACGTCATCTTGCCAATAACGTAATGGTTTGCACCCATTGCCACTCTCCACAAGAAAAAACCAAGTTTTCTCATCCTCTTGATCGAAACATGTTTGCTGCCGGTGGAACCCGATTTGGTCCTGAGGAAGGTTTTCCGGGAAATTATTATGCTCCAAACCTGACCCCGGCCAATCTCAGCAACTGGACAGATGGAGAAATTTACCGCGCAGTGACTGAAGGTGTCAGCAAAGACGGACGAGCGTTATTTCCGATTATGCCTTATCCGAATTATGCCCAAATGAGTAAGGAAGATGTCTATTCAATTATTGCATACTTGCGAACGTTGGAACCCATTGAAAACGAAGTGCCTGCTTCGGAATCATTTTTCCCCATGAATTTCATCATCAATACTATACCTGCTGAGACTGAACTTTCGGATGAAGAGCCGGTCACAACCGATCCCGTAAGCTGGGGTAAATACCTGGTAACTGCTGCAAGCTGTATGGATTGCCACACCCCCATGGAGCAAGGAGCTCCTATTCCTGGAATGAACTTTGCCGGGGGCATGGAATTCCCGATGGAAGACGGCAGTATTGTCAGGACGGCAAACATCACTCCGGATATTGAAACAGGTATAGGAACATGGACCGAGGAGCAGTTTGTAAATCGCTTCAAGGAGTATGCCGATTCAACCTTTGAGTATCATGAAGTTGCAAGCGGGGAATTTAACACAGCTATGCCATGGACGATGTACGCTCAAATGTCGGAAGAGGAGCTTAAAGCCATTTATGCTTATCTGCGCACAACAGAACCAGTTCAACATTTGGTTACAAGGTTTACACCTGTCGGAGACTAA
- the pxpB gene encoding 5-oxoprolinase subunit PxpB, giving the protein MKSKLLQLNNSSWWVSALGEQALLLKPKQDNVSLQLIHKSFRIIDEASIPGVVDIIPAYESIAIIYDRLLNNLGSEIDILSNAFRHISAENHSPEKHVIPVCYELGLDWEEVENHTGIEKDRIIQIHLAGAYTVAMMGFLPGFLYLSGLDEEIACSRRQEPRSQIPAGAVGIGGKQTGVYSLESPGGWQIIGRTPISFFDARKDPPTVVRAGDQVVFERIPEKEFSKLKDREI; this is encoded by the coding sequence ATGAAGTCGAAATTACTTCAGCTTAATAACAGCAGCTGGTGGGTCTCAGCCCTTGGGGAACAAGCTCTTCTCCTAAAGCCGAAGCAGGATAATGTTTCTTTACAGCTTATTCATAAGTCATTCAGAATAATCGATGAAGCATCCATTCCCGGCGTTGTCGATATCATTCCGGCCTACGAAAGCATCGCTATTATTTATGACAGGCTGCTGAATAATCTTGGCAGTGAAATCGATATCCTTTCAAATGCCTTCCGGCACATTTCAGCAGAAAACCATTCACCCGAAAAACATGTGATACCGGTCTGTTATGAATTAGGCCTTGATTGGGAGGAAGTTGAAAATCACACCGGAATAGAAAAAGACAGGATTATTCAAATTCATTTAGCCGGAGCCTACACTGTAGCCATGATGGGATTTCTTCCCGGTTTCTTATACTTGTCGGGGTTAGATGAGGAGATTGCCTGTTCCCGAAGACAGGAGCCTCGAAGTCAAATTCCGGCCGGTGCAGTTGGTATTGGCGGAAAGCAGACGGGGGTTTATTCGCTGGAAAGTCCTGGTGGCTGGCAAATTATTGGGCGAACGCCTATTTCTTTTTTTGATGCAAGAAAAGACCCGCCAACTGTGGTAAGGGCAGGAGATCAGGTTGTTTTTGAGCGTATCCCCGAAAAAGAATTTTCCAAACTCAAAGATAGGGAGATTTGA
- a CDS encoding YwbE family protein yields MDGKYKANIRPGMQVGIVLKKDQRSGKITNGEVQNILTNSATHPHGIKVRLTDGQVGRVKKIL; encoded by the coding sequence ATGGATGGCAAATACAAAGCTAATATCCGCCCCGGAATGCAGGTGGGTATTGTGCTCAAGAAAGACCAACGCAGTGGTAAAATCACGAATGGTGAAGTTCAGAATATCTTAACGAATTCGGCAACTCACCCTCATGGTATAAAAGTGAGATTAACGGATGGCCAGGTTGGACGAGTGAAAAAGATCCTTTAA
- a CDS encoding MBL fold metallo-hydrolase, protein MLRTVLTSILLGLFIFSTAFAQLNNTPDRIETDEGELVIHPILHGSVIFEWNGQTVYMDPWGQAGLYEDKPAPDVILITHPHGDHLSPETLTSLDTENTTFYVPQAVADQMPEEYLAQTTVIANGETMEYEGITIRAVPMYNLPEEDARHAKGWGNGYVLTMGGKDVYVSGDTEGIPEMRNLEGIDIAFVCMNLPYTMDINQASEAVLDFEPAIVYPYHHRGQDIQEFKKLVDAGNKDIEVRLKNWYPR, encoded by the coding sequence ATGCTTCGTACCGTTCTTACTTCCATTCTTTTAGGACTGTTTATTTTCTCTACAGCCTTTGCTCAGCTAAACAACACTCCAGACCGAATTGAAACCGATGAAGGGGAGCTGGTTATTCACCCCATTCTCCACGGTAGTGTGATTTTTGAGTGGAATGGACAAACGGTGTATATGGACCCATGGGGCCAGGCCGGTTTATATGAAGACAAGCCTGCCCCTGATGTCATCCTTATTACTCATCCGCACGGCGACCACCTGAGCCCCGAAACCCTGACAAGCCTCGATACCGAGAATACTACTTTCTATGTTCCACAAGCTGTGGCTGATCAAATGCCGGAAGAATATCTGGCTCAAACAACGGTAATTGCCAACGGCGAAACTATGGAGTATGAGGGCATCACCATTCGGGCGGTTCCCATGTATAATCTGCCTGAAGAAGACGCCCGCCATGCTAAAGGCTGGGGAAACGGCTATGTGCTTACTATGGGCGGGAAGGACGTGTACGTATCCGGTGATACGGAAGGAATTCCGGAAATGCGAAACCTGGAGGGCATTGACATCGCTTTTGTTTGCATGAACCTGCCTTACACCATGGATATTAACCAAGCCTCCGAAGCCGTTTTGGATTTTGAGCCGGCAATTGTGTACCCCTATCACCACCGGGGACAGGATATTCAGGAATTCAAAAAGTTGGTGGATGCAGGTAACAAAGATATCGAAGTACGCCTGAAGAACTGGTATCCAAGGTAG
- a CDS encoding Nramp family divalent metal transporter: protein MNNPFRKYFGPSTLVAAAFIGPGTVTVCTLAGVRSGYVLLWALLFSVIATIVLQEMTGRLGIITQKGFGEAIREQLGNPVIRISAIILVFSAIVVGNIAYEGGNISGAVLGWEELFVGFDVTVGGSVIRLSSLVIGAVAFLLLYSGNFKRIVNVMTALVGIMSIVFVTTAVVIQPDVSAIFKGLFIPTASPDELLTVIALIGTTVVPYNLFLHASTVQERYSSYAQLSEMRVENAVGIVLGGLISMCIVITSAAAADGSLAEINSAADMAGQLEPLLGSWAKSFMGIGLFAAGITSAVTAPLAAAYAAKGMFGWKDDLKDLKFRVVWMLVLFTGMIFSAFSINPVKLIEFAQIANGITLPVIAVFLLYIMNKPLLLGTNSNSTQQNIFGVVVILVTILVGFRSLNSVFNFF, encoded by the coding sequence ATGAACAACCCGTTTAGAAAGTACTTTGGTCCCAGCACACTGGTTGCTGCCGCATTTATTGGCCCGGGAACCGTCACCGTTTGTACTTTGGCAGGCGTCAGGTCCGGATATGTACTGTTATGGGCACTGCTTTTTTCTGTGATAGCCACTATTGTTCTGCAGGAGATGACCGGACGTTTGGGAATCATTACCCAAAAAGGATTTGGAGAAGCTATTCGGGAGCAGCTGGGAAATCCGGTGATCAGAATATCGGCCATCATCCTGGTTTTCAGTGCCATTGTGGTTGGCAATATAGCGTATGAAGGCGGAAATATTTCCGGAGCGGTATTGGGCTGGGAGGAGCTTTTTGTCGGATTTGATGTAACGGTGGGTGGGTCTGTAATCCGGCTTAGCTCTCTGGTTATTGGAGCCGTTGCTTTCCTGTTATTGTACTCCGGAAATTTTAAGCGGATTGTAAATGTGATGACCGCCCTGGTGGGAATCATGAGTATCGTTTTTGTGACTACGGCAGTAGTTATTCAGCCGGATGTTTCCGCCATCTTTAAAGGACTTTTCATTCCAACCGCCTCTCCCGATGAGCTGCTAACTGTGATAGCATTAATAGGAACTACGGTGGTTCCTTATAACCTCTTTTTGCATGCATCAACCGTACAAGAACGGTATTCGAGCTATGCTCAGCTGTCTGAGATGAGGGTCGAAAATGCAGTCGGAATTGTTTTAGGCGGATTGATTTCCATGTGTATCGTCATAACCAGTGCTGCTGCCGCTGATGGATCTCTCGCCGAAATAAACAGCGCAGCCGATATGGCCGGACAGTTAGAACCGCTGCTGGGGAGTTGGGCGAAGTCGTTTATGGGAATCGGGCTGTTTGCAGCGGGTATCACCTCTGCCGTTACCGCTCCTCTTGCAGCTGCCTATGCAGCTAAGGGAATGTTTGGCTGGAAAGATGATCTCAAAGACCTCAAATTCAGAGTGGTTTGGATGCTGGTGCTTTTCACAGGGATGATATTCTCCGCTTTCAGCATTAACCCGGTAAAACTCATTGAATTTGCACAGATTGCCAATGGAATCACACTGCCGGTGATTGCTGTTTTCTTATTGTACATCATGAACAAGCCATTGTTGCTTGGTACCAACTCCAATTCAACCCAACAAAATATTTTTGGAGTAGTTGTGATTTTAGTCACTATCCTGGTCGGGTTCAGAAGTTTGAATTCAGTCTTTAATTTCTTTTAG
- a CDS encoding M1 family metallopeptidase codes for MKLKTFRILAVVFSLIIASGFSVVNAQIFAPQTGFTHQDSLRGSITKEREWWDLTYYHLTVEVNIQDSSISGWNVVQYKVLKPYQIIQIDLQPPMDITKVTQNGEALDYRRDGNAFFITLTKKQKTGDVNELIVHFSGKPKVAVRPPWDGGFTWTQDSNGRPFVATSNQGIGASIWWPNKDHPYDEVDSLLISVNAPDSLMDVSNGRLRGVDEHQNGTKTWHWFVSNPINSYGVNINIGDYVHFGEEYEGEKGILDLDYYVLLENLEKAKEQFRQVKPMMDAFEYWFGPYPFYEDGFKLVEVPYLGMEHQSSVTYGNKYQNGYLGRDLSGSGWGLKFDFIIIHETGHEWFANNITYADVADMWIHEGFTNYSESLYLDYHYGERAANEYVQGLRLGIQNSSPLIGVYGVHHEGSSDMYNKGGNLLHTLRQVADNDSLWRETLRGLNREFYHQTVTTAQIENYISDKFGMNLDPVFDQYLRDIRIPTLEYAFRNNTLLYRWGNAVDGFNLPVDVTLNGENLRLQPGTGWKTVALESNESYTLSVDPNYYVGSFNLLGN; via the coding sequence ATGAAATTGAAAACGTTCAGAATTTTAGCAGTTGTTTTTTCACTGATTATTGCGTCCGGATTTTCGGTAGTGAATGCCCAGATATTTGCTCCGCAAACCGGGTTCACCCACCAGGATAGCCTTAGGGGTTCCATTACAAAAGAAAGGGAATGGTGGGACTTGACCTATTATCACCTAACCGTTGAGGTAAACATCCAGGACAGTTCAATCTCAGGATGGAACGTGGTTCAGTATAAAGTGCTGAAACCCTATCAAATCATACAAATTGATCTTCAGCCGCCGATGGATATCACCAAAGTAACGCAGAATGGCGAAGCGCTGGACTACCGCCGGGATGGAAATGCCTTTTTTATAACGCTTACAAAAAAGCAAAAGACCGGAGATGTTAATGAACTGATTGTTCACTTTTCAGGAAAACCTAAAGTTGCTGTTCGTCCACCGTGGGATGGAGGTTTTACCTGGACTCAGGACAGTAATGGCCGGCCATTTGTTGCTACTTCCAACCAGGGTATCGGAGCCAGTATCTGGTGGCCAAATAAAGATCATCCGTATGATGAAGTGGACAGTTTGCTGATCAGTGTAAATGCCCCGGATTCTCTGATGGATGTTTCGAACGGGAGATTGCGAGGGGTTGATGAACATCAAAACGGTACAAAAACCTGGCATTGGTTTGTGTCTAATCCCATCAACAGCTATGGTGTGAATATTAATATTGGCGACTATGTGCATTTCGGGGAAGAGTACGAAGGGGAGAAAGGCATACTTGATCTGGATTATTATGTACTCCTGGAAAACCTGGAGAAAGCAAAAGAACAGTTCAGGCAGGTTAAGCCTATGATGGATGCATTTGAATATTGGTTTGGCCCGTACCCGTTTTATGAGGATGGATTTAAGCTGGTGGAAGTACCCTACCTGGGGATGGAACATCAGAGCTCAGTCACCTATGGAAATAAATACCAAAACGGATATTTGGGCAGGGATTTAAGTGGTTCGGGCTGGGGACTGAAATTCGACTTCATCATTATCCATGAAACCGGCCATGAGTGGTTTGCCAATAATATTACCTATGCCGATGTAGCTGACATGTGGATACACGAAGGATTCACCAATTATTCCGAAAGTCTGTATTTGGATTATCATTATGGTGAACGGGCGGCTAATGAATACGTGCAAGGACTCAGGCTCGGAATTCAAAACAGCAGTCCATTAATCGGGGTTTACGGGGTGCATCATGAAGGGTCGAGTGATATGTATAACAAAGGCGGTAATCTGCTGCATACGTTGCGACAGGTAGCAGACAATGATTCTCTGTGGCGGGAAACCTTGCGGGGGTTAAACCGGGAATTCTATCATCAAACCGTAACAACCGCCCAAATAGAAAATTACATCAGCGATAAGTTTGGCATGAATTTAGACCCTGTATTTGATCAGTACTTACGAGATATTCGCATTCCAACACTTGAGTATGCATTCAGAAATAACACGCTGCTGTACAGATGGGGCAATGCAGTAGATGGATTTAACCTTCCAGTAGATGTAACATTGAACGGAGAAAATCTGAGGTTGCAACCCGGCACCGGCTGGAAAACAGTAGCTCTTGAGTCCAATGAGTCATACACTCTTAGTGTTGATCCGAATTACTATGTAGGCAGTTTCAACCTGCTTGGAAATTAA
- a CDS encoding 5-oxoprolinase subunit PxpA, whose product MIKKIDLNCDLGEFYGMYDERRNSKIMPYISSCNIACGFHSGDPVTISKTIELALEHEVAIGAHPSYPDLQGFGRRIMNLSTEELEACILYQVSALKGMTESLGGKLHHVKPHGALYNHAAKDEGVALGIAKAIVQIQKDMMIYAPAESKLAKVAKDVGLEVRSEVFADRQYEDDLSLRSRSLEGAVLHEKKSVLKQMASFLDGVVHTQGGLDLSITAETVCLHSDTEGAAELAKEIHDFLEKHEVEITSA is encoded by the coding sequence ATGATTAAAAAAATTGACTTGAATTGTGATTTGGGTGAATTCTACGGCATGTACGATGAGCGCCGTAATTCTAAGATCATGCCTTACATTTCGAGCTGTAATATTGCTTGTGGTTTTCATTCCGGCGACCCTGTCACCATTTCCAAAACCATTGAATTAGCACTGGAACATGAGGTGGCAATAGGGGCTCACCCTTCATACCCGGATTTACAGGGCTTTGGCCGGCGCATAATGAATCTTTCGACTGAGGAACTTGAGGCCTGTATTTTGTACCAGGTATCGGCTTTAAAGGGGATGACGGAATCGCTGGGAGGGAAGCTTCATCATGTGAAACCGCACGGTGCTTTATATAACCACGCCGCCAAAGATGAGGGTGTTGCCCTGGGCATAGCCAAAGCTATTGTTCAGATTCAAAAAGATATGATGATTTATGCCCCGGCCGAATCGAAATTAGCAAAAGTAGCAAAAGACGTAGGGCTGGAAGTTCGAAGTGAGGTTTTTGCTGACCGTCAATACGAAGATGATCTGAGCTTGCGCTCTCGTTCTTTGGAAGGAGCCGTGCTTCACGAAAAGAAGTCCGTTTTAAAACAAATGGCTTCCTTTTTGGATGGGGTTGTGCATACTCAGGGGGGGCTTGATCTATCCATCACCGCCGAAACCGTTTGCCTGCACAGCGATACCGAAGGAGCAGCGGAATTAGCTAAAGAAATCCACGATTTTTTGGAGAAACATGAAGTCGAAATTACTTCAGCTTAA
- a CDS encoding alpha/beta hydrolase, which yields MNIGDFSEHTFDFGEDYEGRVIATLVASPNHDASRPSVLYIHGLSDYFFQVHVAEAFHEQGYNFYGLDLRKHGRSLLPHQTPNYCRSVKEYFPEIDRALEFIQSKNDGDIILLGHSTGALTGSLYLNEGENRDCIHKLILNSPFLQFNLNPWQRAILLPAARVISTFKPYASLKKPFSHLYGASISSEKHGEWDYNTDWKPLLGFPAYLKWVAAMHEAQKKLHRNSDIEIPILILHSDKSSRNQSWNENILKTDMVLNVEHMKTYGKKLGPNVSLAEIPGAMHDVFLSKKEVRKLAFKKMFDWLSNTES from the coding sequence ATGAATATCGGGGATTTTTCAGAGCACACATTCGATTTTGGGGAAGATTACGAAGGTAGGGTAATCGCCACGCTGGTGGCATCTCCAAATCATGATGCTTCCCGCCCTTCTGTTTTATACATTCATGGATTGAGCGACTATTTTTTCCAGGTGCATGTAGCAGAAGCTTTTCATGAACAAGGGTACAATTTTTACGGACTAGACTTGAGAAAACACGGGCGCTCCTTACTTCCTCATCAAACCCCGAATTACTGCCGGTCGGTAAAAGAATATTTCCCGGAAATTGATCGCGCTCTGGAATTCATCCAATCTAAAAATGATGGAGATATCATTCTTCTGGGGCATTCAACGGGGGCTCTAACCGGAAGCCTCTACCTGAATGAAGGAGAAAACCGGGATTGTATTCACAAATTGATTTTGAACTCCCCTTTCCTGCAGTTCAACCTCAATCCCTGGCAACGGGCTATTTTGCTGCCTGCCGCACGGGTGATTTCAACATTCAAGCCCTATGCCTCCCTGAAAAAACCATTTTCCCATTTATATGGAGCCAGCATTTCCAGCGAGAAGCATGGGGAATGGGATTACAATACCGACTGGAAACCATTACTGGGGTTTCCAGCCTACCTGAAGTGGGTAGCAGCCATGCATGAAGCTCAAAAAAAGCTGCACCGAAATTCCGACATAGAAATTCCCATTCTAATCCTTCATTCGGATAAGTCGAGCCGCAATCAAAGCTGGAATGAAAACATCCTGAAGACGGACATGGTGCTGAATGTGGAGCATATGAAAACCTATGGCAAGAAGTTAGGGCCTAATGTATCCCTGGCTGAAATCCCAGGAGCCATGCATGATGTTTTTCTTTCCAAAAAAGAAGTACGGAAGCTGGCTTTTAAAAAAATGTTTGATTGGCTCAGTAATACTGAAAGCTAG
- a CDS encoding CBS domain-containing protein: MQVKEILNQKGRDIFSVMPDTTVYDAIAKMAEYNVGALLVMEDSKLKGIISERDYRNRVILEGRTSKTTEVQEIMTEDVIRVQPTDTVNLCMQLMTEKKIRHLPVVDDAQVVGVISIGDVVKTVIAHQKSEIDSLRNYIGGGYPT; encoded by the coding sequence ATGCAGGTAAAAGAGATTCTAAACCAAAAAGGAAGAGACATATTTTCCGTAATGCCGGACACAACCGTGTATGATGCCATCGCAAAAATGGCGGAATACAATGTCGGAGCTTTACTGGTAATGGAAGATTCTAAACTGAAGGGGATTATTTCTGAGCGCGATTACAGGAACAGGGTGATTCTTGAAGGGCGAACATCCAAGACCACTGAAGTGCAGGAAATCATGACCGAAGATGTTATTCGCGTTCAACCTACCGATACCGTTAACCTGTGTATGCAGCTGATGACGGAAAAGAAAATACGCCACCTGCCCGTTGTTGATGACGCACAGGTAGTTGGAGTGATTTCAATAGGTGATGTTGTCAAAACCGTGATTGCCCATCAGAAATCAGAAATCGATTCCCTTCGGAATTACATCGGTGGCGGTTATCCCACTTAG
- a CDS encoding class I SAM-dependent methyltransferase, with the protein MDTDDYPTPEEEIFRYESHDNDVEDPRYQEFVSPLVEKIMDKFSPDSLGLDFGSGTGPVITKMLTDQGYSINTFDPFFDNNPDALELDYDYIVSCEVMEHFHHPHREFTKLRSMLNPGGALFLKTDIYTDDIDFHSWYYKSDETHVIFYHPDTLNLMKSEFGFSQLDIDGRHITFLI; encoded by the coding sequence ATGGATACCGATGATTACCCAACTCCTGAAGAAGAGATATTCAGGTATGAAAGTCATGATAATGACGTGGAAGATCCCCGGTATCAGGAGTTTGTATCGCCGCTGGTAGAAAAGATTATGGATAAGTTTTCCCCGGATTCGCTTGGGCTGGATTTTGGTTCCGGAACCGGGCCCGTTATCACTAAAATGCTTACCGATCAGGGATATTCCATCAACACGTTCGACCCATTCTTTGATAACAACCCGGACGCTCTGGAGTTGGACTATGACTATATCGTCAGTTGCGAGGTAATGGAGCATTTTCATCATCCTCACAGGGAATTCACAAAACTGAGAAGCATGTTAAACCCCGGTGGTGCTCTTTTTCTGAAAACCGACATCTATACCGATGATATCGACTTCCATAGCTGGTATTACAAAAGTGATGAAACCCACGTAATCTTTTATCACCCGGATACACTCAACTTGATGAAATCTGAATTTGGATTCAGCCAGTTAGACATCGATGGAAGGCATATTACCTTCCTGATTTAG